In Citrus sinensis cultivar Valencia sweet orange chromosome 4, DVS_A1.0, whole genome shotgun sequence, one DNA window encodes the following:
- the LOC102620841 gene encoding callose synthase 7-like isoform X3 — translation MQISKGRFHALDKAHRMDPTSSGRGVRQFKTYLLHKLEKEEEETKCQLARNNRNEIIAYYRNFYNEQIKGGQYTKKPEEMAKILQTAVVLYDVLETVVPPETVDDQIHRYAQDVQRKREQYEHYNILPLNAVGAKAAIMELPEIKAALHALRDVQNLPMPSVRLATNAPHDLPEERNKSVFDILDWLSSVFGFQKGNIANQREHLILLLANMDVRKRDLVDYTQLRSSTVQNLMDKIFKNYWSWCKYLCCEQNNRVPPGSDKQQLQLIYIGLYLLIWGEASNIRFMPECICYIFHNMADVVYGILLSNVHPVTGDTNHGNQTIAPDEETFLQTVITPIYQVLQKEAKRNKGGKASHSRWRNYDDLNEYFWSRKCFSLKWPMDPKADFFVHSDVVLPSHERPNQVPAETRKPKTNFVEARTFWHLYRSFDRMWIFFIMAFQAMVIVAWTSDGSPAAVFDEDVFRSVLTIFITQAFLNLLQAALDIVLSFNAWRSLKCTQILRYLLKFAVAAVWAVILPIWQSQGSLYNFAVAIYLVPNILAAFLFFLPQLSRIMEQSNSLIVRLFMWWGQPKLYVGRDLHEGMFQLLKYTLFWILLLICKLPFSYYVEILPLIRSSKLIMKLHVDNYEWHEFFPNVTHNIGVVIAIWAPIVLVYFMDTQIWYSIFSTLFGGINGALSHLGEIQTLGMLRSRFESVPTAFCRCLVPSSDVDTKRRYMDESTERRNIANFSHVWNKFIESMREEDLISNEDRDLLLVPYSSNDVSVTQWPPFLLASKIHIALDMAKDFKEKEDTDLFRKIKNDGYMHSAVIECYETLREIIYGLLEDETDRNSVVKQICYNVDISIQQHRFLNEFRMAGMPSLCEKLEKFVKLLLSKYEDVDVYKSQIINFLQDIMKIILQDIMVNGFEILERFHTQIQNNDKEEQIFEKLNITIMENKSWREKVVRLHFLLTVKESAVNVPTNLDARRRITFFANSLFMKMPSAPKVRDMISFSVLTPYYREDVLYSVDELNNENEDGISTLFYLQKIYPDEWKNLQKRINDPKFNYSDADKEEATCHWASYRGQTLSRTVRGMMYYKQALELQCFLESAGDNAIFGGYRIMESSQEDERASAQALVNMKFTYVASCQIYGAQKKSDDWRDRSCYKNILHLMIKYPSLRVAYLDEREEIVNGKSQKFHYSVLLKGGDKYDEEIYRIKLPGPPTVIGEGRPENQNHAIIFTRGEALQTIDMNQDNYFEEAFKMRNVLEEFLKSTSGQREPTILGLREHIFTGSVSSLAWFISNQETSFVTISQRILVNPLRVRFYYGHPDIFDRIFHITRGGIGKASRVINYGADIYAGMNSTLRGGYITHHEYIQVGKGRDMGMNQLSLSEARVAGVNGEQTFSRDVYRLGHCFDFFRMLSFYFTTVGFYLSSMVIVLTVYVFLYGRLYLVMSGLEREILENPGMHQSMALEEALATQSVFQLGLLLVLPMVMEIGLEKGFCSALCDFIIMQLQLASVFFAFQLGTKVHYFGKTILHGSCKYRATGRGFVVYHAKFSENYRQYSRSHFVKGLELVILLVLYEVYWHSYRSSNKFYLFITLSMWFLVGSWLFAPFVFNPSGFDWQKTVDDWTDWKRWMGNRGGIGTLPYRSWESWWDEEQEHLKFSNIRGRILEIILVFRFFIYQYGIVYHLDIAHRGKNTVVYGLSWLVLVTTLLVLKMVSMGGRRSGAEFQLMFRIKALVFLGFMSVMTVLFVVCSLTISDLFACMLAFLPTGWAILLIGQVCRPLFKAIGLWDSVKELARAYEYIMGLLLFAPIAILSWFPFVSKFQTRLLFNQAFSRGLRISMILLRRKDRTKTFSGKST, via the exons ATGCAAATCTCAAAAG GTCGCTTCCATGCACTCGATAAGGCCCATAGGATGGATCCAACATCAAGTGGACGTGGTGTCCGGCAGTTTAAGACCTATCTGTTGCATAAACTCGAGAAG gaggaagaagaaacaaaatgtcAGCTTGCAAGAAATAATCGAAATGAAATCATAGCATACTATCGGAATTTCTataatgaacaaattaaaggaGGCCAATATACAAAAAAACC GGAGGAGATGGCTAAGATTTTGCAGACTGCAGTAGTTCTGTATGATGTGCTGGAAACAGTGGTACCTCCGGAAACAGTTGACGATCAG ATCCACAGGTATGCTCAAGATGTTCAGAGGAAAAGAGAACAATATGAACACTATAACATTCTTCCTCTAAATGCTGTTGGGGCCAAAGCAGCAATCATGGAACTTCCTGAG ATCAAAGCTGCACTTCATGCACTGCGTGATGTGCAAAACCTTCCCATGCCTAGTGTTCGTTTGGCAACCAATGCTCCTCATGACTTGCCTGAGGAAAGGAACAAATCGGTTTTTGACATACTTGATTGGCTTTCTTCTGTTTTTGGGTTTCAG aaaggaaatatAGCGAATCAGAGGGAGCACCTTATACTGCTTCTTGCCAATATGGATGTACGAAAAAGGGATCTTGTAGACTATACCCag CTTAGAAGCAGCACTGTACAGAATTTGATGGATAAAATCTTTAAGAACTATTGGTCATGGTGTAAGTACTTGTGTTGTGAACAAAATAATAG GGTTCCTCCAGGTTCTGACAAACAACAGCTACAGCTTATCTACATTGGGCTTTATCTTCTTATCTGGGGTGAAGCTTCAAATATTCGTTTTATGCCTGAATGCATTTGCTACATCTTCCATAAT ATGGCAGATGTGGTTTATGGAATTTTGCTTAGCAATGTACATCCTGTCACTGGAGACACGAACCATGGTAACCAAACAATTGCACCTGATGAAGAAACATTTCTGCAGACTGTCATAACCCCCATCTACCAGGTGTTGCAGAAG GAAGCCAAGAGAAACAAAGGGGGCAAGGCAAGCCATTCTAGGTGGAGAAACTATGATGATTTAAATGAGTACTTTTG GTCCAGAAAGTGTTTTAGTCTAAAGTGGCCAATGGACCCCAAAGCagatttttttgttcattcaGACGTGGTATTGCCTTCACATGAG AGGCCTAATCAAGTACCTGCTGAAACGAGAAAGCCCAAGACTAATTTTGTTGAAGCTCGCACATTTTGGCACCTCTATAGGAGTTTTGACCGAATGTGGATATTCTTTATAATGGCTTTCCAG GCTATGGTAATTGTTGCGTGGACTTCTGATGGATCACCGGCTGCAGTTTTTGATGAGGATGTGTTCAGAAGTGTATTGACCATTTTCATTACTCAAGCTTTTCTTAATTTACTGCAAG CTGCATTGGATATAGTCCTCAGCTTCAATGCTTGGAGGAGCTTGAAATGTACCCAAATACTAAGATACCTTCTGAAATTTGCAGTCGCTGCTGTGTGGGCAGTGATTCTGCCAATTTGGCAAAGCCAGGGatctttatataattttgcTGTTGCAATTTATTTGGTGCCCAATATATTGGctgcttttctattttttcttccgCAATTGTCGAGAATTATGGAGCAGTCAAACTCACTTATCGTCAGACTTTTTATGTGGTGGGGTCAG CCGAAACTGTATGTTGGAAGAGACTTGCATGAAGGCATGTTCCAACTTCTGAA ATATACATTGTTTTGGATCCTGTTGCTAATCTGCAAGCTACCATTCAGCTATTACGTGGAG ATATTGCCACTAATCAGATCTTCGAAGTTGATTATGAAGTTGCATGTCGATAACTATGAGTGGCATGAATTCTTTCCCAATG TAACCCATAATATTGGAGTTGTTATAGCAATATGGGCTCCAATTGTCCTG GTGTATTTTATGGATACTCAAATATGGTATTCCatattttctactctttttgGTGGGATAAATGGGGCATTAAGCCATTTGGGTGAG aTACAAACGCTTGGGATGTTGCGTTCTAGATTTGAATCTGTGCCAACAGCTTTTTGTCGGTGTCTTGTGCCATCGTCAGATGTAGATACAAAGCGAAGATACATG GATGAGTCTACGGAACGAAGGAATATTGCAAATTTTTCTCATGTGTGGAATAAATTCATAGAATCTATGCGGGAGGAGGATCTGATCAGCAATGA GGATAGAGACTTGTTGCTGGTGCCATATTCTTCAAATGATGTCTCTGTTACCCAGTGGCCACCTTTTCTGCTTGCTAGCAAG ATTCATATTGCATTAGACATGGCAAAGGATTTTAAAGAGAAAGAGGACACTGACTTATTTAGGAAGATAAAGAATGATGGTTATATGCATTCAGCAGTCATTGAATGTTATGAGACGCTCCGGGAAATAATTTATGGTCTTCTGGAAGATGAAACTGATAGGAA CAGTGTTGTGAAGCAGATTTGTTATAACGTAGACATTAGCATTCAGCAACACAGGTTCTTGAATGAATTTCGCATGGCTGGGATGCCTTCACTCTGTGAAAAGTTGGAGAAGTTTGTAAAACTCTTG CTATCTAAGTATGAAGATGTAGACGTATACAAGTCTCAGATAATTAATTTCCTCCAAgatattatgaaaatcatCCTTCAGGACATTATGGTTAACGGCTTTGA AATCCTTGAAAGATTTCACACGCAAATTcagaataatgataaagagGAGCAGATATTTGAAAAGCTAAATATCACCATTATGGAGAATAAATCTTGGAGGGAAAAG GTGGTTAGGCTCCATTTTCTCTTGACTGTCAAAGAATCTGCCGTAAATGTGCCAACGAATTTGGATGCACGCCGTCGTATAACTTTCTTTGCAAATTCCTTATTTATGAAGATGCCAAGTGCTCCAAAAGTTCGTGACATGATCTCCTTTAG TGTTTTGACACCATATTATAGAGAAGATGTTCTTTACTCTGTTGATGAACTTAATAACGAAAATGAGGATGGAATATCAACTTTGTTTTACCTACAGAAAATATATCCTG ATGAATGGAAGAATTTGCAAAAGCGCATAAATGaccctaaatttaattattctgATGCTGACAAGGAGGAGGCTACTTGTCATTGGGCATCTTACAGAGGGCAGACACTTTCTAGAACAG TGAGAGGGATGATGTACTACAAGCAGGCTCTTGAACTGCAATGCTTTCTGGAATCTGCAGGAGACAATG CAATTTTTGGTGGCTATCGGATCATGGAATCAAGTCAGGAAGATGAAAGGGCTTCTGCGCAAGCTCTGGTCAATATGAAGTTTACCTATGTTGCTTCTTGTCAGATCTATGGTGCTCAGAAAAAATCTGATGATTGGAGAGATCGAAGTTGTTACAAGAACATTCTACATCTCATGATAAA GTATCCATCCCTGCGTGTTGCTTACCTGGATGAAAGGGAGGAAATTGTGAATGGAAAATCTCAGAAATTTCATTACTCCGTGCTTTTGAAGGGAGGTGATAAGTATGATGAG GAAATATATCGGATCAAGCTTCCAGGACCTCCAACAGTTATTGGTGAAGGAAGACCTGAGAATCAAAACCACGCCATTATCTTTACTCGTGGAGAAGCGTTGCAGACCATAGACATGAATCAG GACAATTACTTTGAGGAGGCTTTCAAAATGAGAAATGTATTGGAGGAATTCCTGAAGTCTACTTCTGGGCAGAGAGAACCTACAATATTGGGTCTGAGGGAGCATATTTTTACCGGAAG TGTGTCATCACTTGCATGGTTCATATCCAACCAAGAGACTAGCTTTGTCACTATTTCCCAACGAATTTTAGTAAATCCTTTGAG GGTACGTTTTTACTATGGTCATCCTGATATATTTGACCGAATCTTCCACATAACAAGGGGTGGCATTGGAAAGGCTTCAAGGGTGATTAACTACGGTGCGGATATATATGCAG GGATGAATTCAACTCTCCGTGGAGGATACATAACACATCACGAATATATTCAAGTAGGCAAGGGGCGTGACATGGGTATGAATCAATTATCATTATCTGAGGCAAGGGTTGCAGGTGTTAATGGAGAGCAGACATTTAGTCGTGATGTTTACCGGCTCGGGCActgttttgacttctttagAATGCTTTCATTCTACTTTACAACAGTTGGATTCTACCTTAGTAGCATG GTAATTGTGCTAACTGTGTATGTGTTCTTGTATGGACGTTTATACTTGGTTATGAGTGGATTAGAAAGAGAGATTCTTGAGAATCCAGGCATGCATCAAAGCATGGCCCTCGAAGAGGCTTTGGCTACACAGTCTGTCTTTCAGCTTGGTTTGTTATTGGTTCTTCCAATGGTTATGGAAATTGGCCTCGAAAAAGGGTTTTGCAGTGCTCTCTGTGATTTTATCATCATGCAGCTGCAGCTGGCTTCTGTATTCTTCGCATTTCAGCTCGGAACAAAAGTGCATTATTTTGGCAAAACAATCTTACATGGAAGCTGTAAATATCGAGCTACTGGTCGAGGATTTGTTGTTTATCATGCAAAGTTTTCTGAGAACTACAGGCAGTACTCCCGAAGTCACTTTGTGAAAGGACTGGAGCTGGTTATACTATTGGTCTTGTATGAAGTATATTGGCATTCGTATCGcagttcaaataaattttacttgtttATCACACTCTCTATGTGGTTCCTGGTTGGCTCCTGGTTGTTTGCTCCTTTTGTGTTCAATCCATCTGGTTTTGACTGGCAAAAAACAGTAGATGATTGGACGGATTGGAAGAGGTGGATGGGAAATCGTGGTGGTATTGGCACCCTGCCCTATAGAAGTTGGGAATCATGGTGGgatgaagaacaagaacaCCTCAAATTCTCAAATATAAGGGGAAGGATTCTTGAGATTATCCTTGTTTTTCGCTTCTTCATTTACCAGTATGGAATTGTCTACCACCTTGATATAGCTCATCGTGGCAAGAATACTGTG gtgtATGGACTCTCTTGGCTAGTTCTAGTAACCACCCTTCTAGTTCTGAAG ATGGTATCAATGGGCGGACGAAGATCTGGTGCCGAGTTTCAGCTCATGTTCAGGATTAAAGCACTTGTTTTCCTTGGCTTCATGTCAGTCATGACCGTCTTATTTGTAGTATGCAGTCTCACCATATCAGATTTATTTGCCTGCATGCTTGCTTTTCTGCCTACTGGGTGGGCCATTTTACTG ATTGGGCAAGTTTGCAGGCCATTGTTCAAGGCAATAGGGCTCTGGGATTCAGTAAAGGAGCTGGCGAGAGCGTATGAGTACATAATGGGATTGCTACTCTTTGCACCCATAGCCATTTTATCGTGGTTCCCGTTTGTATCCAAGTTCCAAACACGCCTGCTCTTCAATCAAGCATTCAGCAGAGGTCTCCGGATTTCTATGATTCTCCTCAGGAGAAAGGACAGGACCAAGACATTTTCTGGAAAATCTACatga
- the LOC102620841 gene encoding callose synthase 7-like isoform X4 produces MLQSRFHALDKAHRMDPTSSGRGVRQFKTYLLHKLEKEEEETKCQLARNNRNEIIAYYRNFYNEQIKGGQYTKKPEEMAKILQTAVVLYDVLETVVPPETVDDQIHRYAQDVQRKREQYEHYNILPLNAVGAKAAIMELPEIKAALHALRDVQNLPMPSVRLATNAPHDLPEERNKSVFDILDWLSSVFGFQKGNIANQREHLILLLANMDVRKRDLVDYTQLRSSTVQNLMDKIFKNYWSWCKYLCCEQNNRVPPGSDKQQLQLIYIGLYLLIWGEASNIRFMPECICYIFHNMADVVYGILLSNVHPVTGDTNHGNQTIAPDEETFLQTVITPIYQVLQKEAKRNKGGKASHSRWRNYDDLNEYFWSRKCFSLKWPMDPKADFFVHSDVVLPSHERPNQVPAETRKPKTNFVEARTFWHLYRSFDRMWIFFIMAFQAMVIVAWTSDGSPAAVFDEDVFRSVLTIFITQAFLNLLQAALDIVLSFNAWRSLKCTQILRYLLKFAVAAVWAVILPIWQSQGSLYNFAVAIYLVPNILAAFLFFLPQLSRIMEQSNSLIVRLFMWWGQPKLYVGRDLHEGMFQLLKYTLFWILLLICKLPFSYYVEILPLIRSSKLIMKLHVDNYEWHEFFPNVTHNIGVVIAIWAPIVLVYFMDTQIWYSIFSTLFGGINGALSHLGEIQTLGMLRSRFESVPTAFCRCLVPSSDVDTKRRYMDESTERRNIANFSHVWNKFIESMREEDLISNEDRDLLLVPYSSNDVSVTQWPPFLLASKIHIALDMAKDFKEKEDTDLFRKIKNDGYMHSAVIECYETLREIIYGLLEDETDRNSVVKQICYNVDISIQQHRFLNEFRMAGMPSLCEKLEKFVKLLLSKYEDVDVYKSQIINFLQDIMKIILQDIMVNGFEILERFHTQIQNNDKEEQIFEKLNITIMENKSWREKVVRLHFLLTVKESAVNVPTNLDARRRITFFANSLFMKMPSAPKVRDMISFSVLTPYYREDVLYSVDELNNENEDGISTLFYLQKIYPDEWKNLQKRINDPKFNYSDADKEEATCHWASYRGQTLSRTVRGMMYYKQALELQCFLESAGDNAIFGGYRIMESSQEDERASAQALVNMKFTYVASCQIYGAQKKSDDWRDRSCYKNILHLMIKYPSLRVAYLDEREEIVNGKSQKFHYSVLLKGGDKYDEEIYRIKLPGPPTVIGEGRPENQNHAIIFTRGEALQTIDMNQDNYFEEAFKMRNVLEEFLKSTSGQREPTILGLREHIFTGSVSSLAWFISNQETSFVTISQRILVNPLRVRFYYGHPDIFDRIFHITRGGIGKASRVINYGADIYAGMNSTLRGGYITHHEYIQVGKGRDMGMNQLSLSEARVAGVNGEQTFSRDVYRLGHCFDFFRMLSFYFTTVGFYLSSMVIVLTVYVFLYGRLYLVMSGLEREILENPGMHQSMALEEALATQSVFQLGLLLVLPMVMEIGLEKGFCSALCDFIIMQLQLASVFFAFQLGTKVHYFGKTILHGSCKYRATGRGFVVYHAKFSENYRQYSRSHFVKGLELVILLVLYEVYWHSYRSSNKFYLFITLSMWFLVGSWLFAPFVFNPSGFDWQKTVDDWTDWKRWMGNRGGIGTLPYRSWESWWDEEQEHLKFSNIRGRILEIILVFRFFIYQYGIVYHLDIAHRGKNTVVYGLSWLVLVTTLLVLKMVSMGGRRSGAEFQLMFRIKALVFLGFMSVMTVLFVVCSLTISDLFACMLAFLPTGWAILLIGQVCRPLFKAIGLWDSVKELARAYEYIMGLLLFAPIAILSWFPFVSKFQTRLLFNQAFSRGLRISMILLRRKDRTKTFSGKST; encoded by the exons ATGCTCCAGA GTCGCTTCCATGCACTCGATAAGGCCCATAGGATGGATCCAACATCAAGTGGACGTGGTGTCCGGCAGTTTAAGACCTATCTGTTGCATAAACTCGAGAAG gaggaagaagaaacaaaatgtcAGCTTGCAAGAAATAATCGAAATGAAATCATAGCATACTATCGGAATTTCTataatgaacaaattaaaggaGGCCAATATACAAAAAAACC GGAGGAGATGGCTAAGATTTTGCAGACTGCAGTAGTTCTGTATGATGTGCTGGAAACAGTGGTACCTCCGGAAACAGTTGACGATCAG ATCCACAGGTATGCTCAAGATGTTCAGAGGAAAAGAGAACAATATGAACACTATAACATTCTTCCTCTAAATGCTGTTGGGGCCAAAGCAGCAATCATGGAACTTCCTGAG ATCAAAGCTGCACTTCATGCACTGCGTGATGTGCAAAACCTTCCCATGCCTAGTGTTCGTTTGGCAACCAATGCTCCTCATGACTTGCCTGAGGAAAGGAACAAATCGGTTTTTGACATACTTGATTGGCTTTCTTCTGTTTTTGGGTTTCAG aaaggaaatatAGCGAATCAGAGGGAGCACCTTATACTGCTTCTTGCCAATATGGATGTACGAAAAAGGGATCTTGTAGACTATACCCag CTTAGAAGCAGCACTGTACAGAATTTGATGGATAAAATCTTTAAGAACTATTGGTCATGGTGTAAGTACTTGTGTTGTGAACAAAATAATAG GGTTCCTCCAGGTTCTGACAAACAACAGCTACAGCTTATCTACATTGGGCTTTATCTTCTTATCTGGGGTGAAGCTTCAAATATTCGTTTTATGCCTGAATGCATTTGCTACATCTTCCATAAT ATGGCAGATGTGGTTTATGGAATTTTGCTTAGCAATGTACATCCTGTCACTGGAGACACGAACCATGGTAACCAAACAATTGCACCTGATGAAGAAACATTTCTGCAGACTGTCATAACCCCCATCTACCAGGTGTTGCAGAAG GAAGCCAAGAGAAACAAAGGGGGCAAGGCAAGCCATTCTAGGTGGAGAAACTATGATGATTTAAATGAGTACTTTTG GTCCAGAAAGTGTTTTAGTCTAAAGTGGCCAATGGACCCCAAAGCagatttttttgttcattcaGACGTGGTATTGCCTTCACATGAG AGGCCTAATCAAGTACCTGCTGAAACGAGAAAGCCCAAGACTAATTTTGTTGAAGCTCGCACATTTTGGCACCTCTATAGGAGTTTTGACCGAATGTGGATATTCTTTATAATGGCTTTCCAG GCTATGGTAATTGTTGCGTGGACTTCTGATGGATCACCGGCTGCAGTTTTTGATGAGGATGTGTTCAGAAGTGTATTGACCATTTTCATTACTCAAGCTTTTCTTAATTTACTGCAAG CTGCATTGGATATAGTCCTCAGCTTCAATGCTTGGAGGAGCTTGAAATGTACCCAAATACTAAGATACCTTCTGAAATTTGCAGTCGCTGCTGTGTGGGCAGTGATTCTGCCAATTTGGCAAAGCCAGGGatctttatataattttgcTGTTGCAATTTATTTGGTGCCCAATATATTGGctgcttttctattttttcttccgCAATTGTCGAGAATTATGGAGCAGTCAAACTCACTTATCGTCAGACTTTTTATGTGGTGGGGTCAG CCGAAACTGTATGTTGGAAGAGACTTGCATGAAGGCATGTTCCAACTTCTGAA ATATACATTGTTTTGGATCCTGTTGCTAATCTGCAAGCTACCATTCAGCTATTACGTGGAG ATATTGCCACTAATCAGATCTTCGAAGTTGATTATGAAGTTGCATGTCGATAACTATGAGTGGCATGAATTCTTTCCCAATG TAACCCATAATATTGGAGTTGTTATAGCAATATGGGCTCCAATTGTCCTG GTGTATTTTATGGATACTCAAATATGGTATTCCatattttctactctttttgGTGGGATAAATGGGGCATTAAGCCATTTGGGTGAG aTACAAACGCTTGGGATGTTGCGTTCTAGATTTGAATCTGTGCCAACAGCTTTTTGTCGGTGTCTTGTGCCATCGTCAGATGTAGATACAAAGCGAAGATACATG GATGAGTCTACGGAACGAAGGAATATTGCAAATTTTTCTCATGTGTGGAATAAATTCATAGAATCTATGCGGGAGGAGGATCTGATCAGCAATGA GGATAGAGACTTGTTGCTGGTGCCATATTCTTCAAATGATGTCTCTGTTACCCAGTGGCCACCTTTTCTGCTTGCTAGCAAG ATTCATATTGCATTAGACATGGCAAAGGATTTTAAAGAGAAAGAGGACACTGACTTATTTAGGAAGATAAAGAATGATGGTTATATGCATTCAGCAGTCATTGAATGTTATGAGACGCTCCGGGAAATAATTTATGGTCTTCTGGAAGATGAAACTGATAGGAA CAGTGTTGTGAAGCAGATTTGTTATAACGTAGACATTAGCATTCAGCAACACAGGTTCTTGAATGAATTTCGCATGGCTGGGATGCCTTCACTCTGTGAAAAGTTGGAGAAGTTTGTAAAACTCTTG CTATCTAAGTATGAAGATGTAGACGTATACAAGTCTCAGATAATTAATTTCCTCCAAgatattatgaaaatcatCCTTCAGGACATTATGGTTAACGGCTTTGA AATCCTTGAAAGATTTCACACGCAAATTcagaataatgataaagagGAGCAGATATTTGAAAAGCTAAATATCACCATTATGGAGAATAAATCTTGGAGGGAAAAG GTGGTTAGGCTCCATTTTCTCTTGACTGTCAAAGAATCTGCCGTAAATGTGCCAACGAATTTGGATGCACGCCGTCGTATAACTTTCTTTGCAAATTCCTTATTTATGAAGATGCCAAGTGCTCCAAAAGTTCGTGACATGATCTCCTTTAG TGTTTTGACACCATATTATAGAGAAGATGTTCTTTACTCTGTTGATGAACTTAATAACGAAAATGAGGATGGAATATCAACTTTGTTTTACCTACAGAAAATATATCCTG ATGAATGGAAGAATTTGCAAAAGCGCATAAATGaccctaaatttaattattctgATGCTGACAAGGAGGAGGCTACTTGTCATTGGGCATCTTACAGAGGGCAGACACTTTCTAGAACAG TGAGAGGGATGATGTACTACAAGCAGGCTCTTGAACTGCAATGCTTTCTGGAATCTGCAGGAGACAATG CAATTTTTGGTGGCTATCGGATCATGGAATCAAGTCAGGAAGATGAAAGGGCTTCTGCGCAAGCTCTGGTCAATATGAAGTTTACCTATGTTGCTTCTTGTCAGATCTATGGTGCTCAGAAAAAATCTGATGATTGGAGAGATCGAAGTTGTTACAAGAACATTCTACATCTCATGATAAA GTATCCATCCCTGCGTGTTGCTTACCTGGATGAAAGGGAGGAAATTGTGAATGGAAAATCTCAGAAATTTCATTACTCCGTGCTTTTGAAGGGAGGTGATAAGTATGATGAG GAAATATATCGGATCAAGCTTCCAGGACCTCCAACAGTTATTGGTGAAGGAAGACCTGAGAATCAAAACCACGCCATTATCTTTACTCGTGGAGAAGCGTTGCAGACCATAGACATGAATCAG GACAATTACTTTGAGGAGGCTTTCAAAATGAGAAATGTATTGGAGGAATTCCTGAAGTCTACTTCTGGGCAGAGAGAACCTACAATATTGGGTCTGAGGGAGCATATTTTTACCGGAAG TGTGTCATCACTTGCATGGTTCATATCCAACCAAGAGACTAGCTTTGTCACTATTTCCCAACGAATTTTAGTAAATCCTTTGAG GGTACGTTTTTACTATGGTCATCCTGATATATTTGACCGAATCTTCCACATAACAAGGGGTGGCATTGGAAAGGCTTCAAGGGTGATTAACTACGGTGCGGATATATATGCAG GGATGAATTCAACTCTCCGTGGAGGATACATAACACATCACGAATATATTCAAGTAGGCAAGGGGCGTGACATGGGTATGAATCAATTATCATTATCTGAGGCAAGGGTTGCAGGTGTTAATGGAGAGCAGACATTTAGTCGTGATGTTTACCGGCTCGGGCActgttttgacttctttagAATGCTTTCATTCTACTTTACAACAGTTGGATTCTACCTTAGTAGCATG GTAATTGTGCTAACTGTGTATGTGTTCTTGTATGGACGTTTATACTTGGTTATGAGTGGATTAGAAAGAGAGATTCTTGAGAATCCAGGCATGCATCAAAGCATGGCCCTCGAAGAGGCTTTGGCTACACAGTCTGTCTTTCAGCTTGGTTTGTTATTGGTTCTTCCAATGGTTATGGAAATTGGCCTCGAAAAAGGGTTTTGCAGTGCTCTCTGTGATTTTATCATCATGCAGCTGCAGCTGGCTTCTGTATTCTTCGCATTTCAGCTCGGAACAAAAGTGCATTATTTTGGCAAAACAATCTTACATGGAAGCTGTAAATATCGAGCTACTGGTCGAGGATTTGTTGTTTATCATGCAAAGTTTTCTGAGAACTACAGGCAGTACTCCCGAAGTCACTTTGTGAAAGGACTGGAGCTGGTTATACTATTGGTCTTGTATGAAGTATATTGGCATTCGTATCGcagttcaaataaattttacttgtttATCACACTCTCTATGTGGTTCCTGGTTGGCTCCTGGTTGTTTGCTCCTTTTGTGTTCAATCCATCTGGTTTTGACTGGCAAAAAACAGTAGATGATTGGACGGATTGGAAGAGGTGGATGGGAAATCGTGGTGGTATTGGCACCCTGCCCTATAGAAGTTGGGAATCATGGTGGgatgaagaacaagaacaCCTCAAATTCTCAAATATAAGGGGAAGGATTCTTGAGATTATCCTTGTTTTTCGCTTCTTCATTTACCAGTATGGAATTGTCTACCACCTTGATATAGCTCATCGTGGCAAGAATACTGTG gtgtATGGACTCTCTTGGCTAGTTCTAGTAACCACCCTTCTAGTTCTGAAG ATGGTATCAATGGGCGGACGAAGATCTGGTGCCGAGTTTCAGCTCATGTTCAGGATTAAAGCACTTGTTTTCCTTGGCTTCATGTCAGTCATGACCGTCTTATTTGTAGTATGCAGTCTCACCATATCAGATTTATTTGCCTGCATGCTTGCTTTTCTGCCTACTGGGTGGGCCATTTTACTG ATTGGGCAAGTTTGCAGGCCATTGTTCAAGGCAATAGGGCTCTGGGATTCAGTAAAGGAGCTGGCGAGAGCGTATGAGTACATAATGGGATTGCTACTCTTTGCACCCATAGCCATTTTATCGTGGTTCCCGTTTGTATCCAAGTTCCAAACACGCCTGCTCTTCAATCAAGCATTCAGCAGAGGTCTCCGGATTTCTATGATTCTCCTCAGGAGAAAGGACAGGACCAAGACATTTTCTGGAAAATCTACatga